The following proteins come from a genomic window of Nymphalis io chromosome 6, ilAglIoxx1.1, whole genome shotgun sequence:
- the LOC126768873 gene encoding tubulin-specific chaperone D: MVALDADMDRDDDCDNTGLGCALEHFSEIEDVLNMIDNVKNIYNTSSLEVEYDKLYTILKQYYEQPHLLDPHLEKILAKFMNIIKDKESVFELKHATFNYMYQIIRVRGYKVVVRHLPHEVSDLLTVLMYLEAQDPNDKETWRSRFVLLLWLSIVVIIPFHMSRLDGFAPDQPGAGSSKKMTVMERIFNICKTYAMSKDSCAEASAYLASKFLIRSDVKELYMNSFFDWACDLHSNLKEEDTIYYGVLAAVAAVLKHGKRDDLLPYTPKLLEWVTTQNYQQHNAMLVRKYGVKIVQRIGLTFLRPRVASWRYTRGSRSLTVTLGGSTAAAGDTEPITTPPDDDDDQDIPQEVEDVVELLLCSLRDDDTVVRWSAAKGVGRIGARLPALAAADVCDSVLTLFADNERDTAWHGGCMALAELGRRGLISPQQLSEAVRCAAAALARDEPRTSGGGGGGGGRAARDAACHAAWAIARAYDAVALAPHALSLANALIATACFDREINCRRAASAAYQENVGRHGLFPHGIDVLTAADFQSVGPRTHAYLSVAPYVATFPEYTRPLLDHLVDLKLEHWDCVIRELAAKALNKLTDKTPEYVAHEILPKLIKKTESIDLNIRHGAILGIGEAIHALSQTVLPDGRAGAALVSGEAWARVRALAGGLRARQLLRGLGGELMRQAACHCAARLARAGAPLHCGASVDEWLNLIEECLAHEVQAIREKAIEALPPLFERYLQDDNLQYGDINAKQKRMQLVERFCDQLGNTGVNGLVLRMGYARAIGSLPKFVLEEQMQLVIQSLIDCTKVTESTSKWAEARRDAVVGLTEVCQTLGLGGGLDKFVPHIRAALLECLSEYTVDMRGDIGAWVREASMTGLLSLCRQCARLQAAPDPLCVLRGVAQQAVEKIDRTRAHAGRVFTALLYNDPPIKNIPHHEALKRIFPCEEIEMRPRHEEAETSESSAVVLWLFPGHTMPRFVQLLAFPEYRYHIVKGLVVSAGELTESLVKHTTQSLFSYLNTLHDDKETLKSICDTIIQVFADNLHVKRITGPMFNFLDRLLSSGSVSPILDDPESTFAKDILKYLQLELRGGKNIYKLLDSINVLCQLIQVRDAWRLSLGQLAIYVCYADRYVRRCAAARLYEALTLYGDVCDLPQENLDQVMTILAETDWEKDVSELRPIRNEICDLMSIKRPVMKQKAP, translated from the exons ATGGTGGCACTTGACGCAGATATGGACAGAGACGACGACTGTGACAATACTGGACTGGGATgcgctctagaacatttttccGAAATTGAAgatgttttaaatatgatagacaatgttaaaaatatttataacacatcATCTTTGGAAGTTGAGTATGACAAACTGTATACTATACTAAAACAGTACTATGAACAACCGCATTTACTCGATCCTCATTTGGAGAAAATTCTGGCTaagtttatgaatataattaaggaTAAGGAGTCTGTTTTTGAGTTAAAGCATGCCACATTCAACTACATGTATCAAATTATAAGAGTCAGAGGATATAAAGTTGTTGTACGTCATCTTCCTCATGAG GTGTCAGACCTGCTAACTGTCCTTATGTATCTTGAGGCCCAAGATCCTAATGACAAGGAAACATGGAGAAGCAGATTTGTTTTGTTGCTGTGGCTATCAATTGTTGTCATCATACCATTTCATATGAGTCGACTTGATGGATTTGCTCCTGATCAACCAG GTGCGGGTAGTTCTAAAAAAATGACAGTTATGGAAAgaatttttaacatttgtaaGACATATGCAATGAGTAAAGATAGTTGTGCTGAAGCAAGTGCATATCTAGCTTCTAAGTTTTTAATtag GTCCGATGTAAAAGAGCTGTACATGAATTCGTTTTTTGACTGGGCATGTGATTTACATTCCAATctaaaagaagaagacaccaTTTATTATGGAGTATTAGCAGCAGTAGCAGCGGTGCTCAAACATGGGAAGAGAGATGACCTGTTGCCATACACACCAAAGTTACTGGAGTGGGTTACAACACAAAATTATCAGCAACATAATGCAATGTTGGTTAGAAAGTATGGTGTGAAAATTGTTCAGAGAATAG GTCTAACATTCCTTCGTCCACGTGTTGCTTCGTGGAGGTATACGCGTGGTTCGCGCTCTCTGACCGTAACGTTAGGTGGTAGTACAGCGGCTGCGGGTGATACAGAACCGAtcactactccacctgatgatgatgatgatcagGATATACCGCAAGAG GTAGAAGACGTAGTGGAGCTGCTACTGTGCTCGCTGCGCGACGACGACACGGTGGTGCGCTGGTCCGCCGCCAAGGGAGTGGGCCGCATCGGTGCGCGCCTGCCCGCGCTGGCCGCCGCTGACGTGTGCGACAGTGTACTCACGCTGTTCGCGGACAACGAACGGGACACGGCGTGGCACGGCGGCTGCATGGCGCTCGCGGAGCTGG GTCGCCGAGGGCTGATATCGCCGCAGCAGCTGAGCGAGGCGGTGCGCtgcgcggcggcggcgctggCGCGGGACGAGCCGCGCACgtcgggcggcggcggcggcggcgggggGCGCGCGGCGCGGGACGCGGCCTGCCACGCGGCGTGGGCCATCGCGCGCGCCTACGACGCCGTCGCGCTCGCGCCGCACGCGCTCTCGCTCGCCAACGCACTCATCGCCACCGCCTGCTTCGACAGAGAG ATAAACTGTCGTCGCGCGGCGTCGGCCGCCTACCAGGAAAACGTGGGCCGCCACGGACTGTTCCCGCACGGCATCGACGTGCTGACGGCGGCTGACTTCCAGTCCGTGGGCCCGCGAACCCACGCCTACCTCTCGGTAGCCCCCTACGTGGCCACCTTCCCCGAGTACACCCGTCCGCTGCTGGACCACCTCGTGGACCTCAAACTGGAGCACTGGGACTGCGTCATCAGAGAGCTTGCCGCTAAGGCGCTCAATAAGCTAACCGATAag ACACCGGAATACGTGGCCCATGAAATATTACCCAAGTTAATAAAGAAGACTGAATCTATAGATCTCAACATAAGGCATGGTGCTATACTAGGTATCGGAGAGGCAATACACGCTTTGTCTCAAACCGTTTTACCGGACG GGCGCGCCGGCGCGGCGCTGGTGTCGGGCGAGGCGTGGGCCCGCGTGCGCGCGCTGGCGGGCGGGCTGCGCGCGCGGCAGCTGCTGCGCGGGCTGGGCGGGGAGCTCATGCGCCAGGCCGCGTGCCACTGCGCCGCGCGCCTCGCGCGGGCCGGCGCGCCGCTGCACTGCGGGGCCTCCGTCG ATGAATGGTTAAACCTCATCGAGGAGTGTCTCGCTCACGAGGTTCAAGCGATACGCGAGAAAGCGATCGAGGCATTGCCACCGTTGTTTGAGCGGTACTTGCAAGATGATAATCTTCAATACGGTGATATAAACGCCAAACAAAAGAGGATGCAGCTTGTGGAGAGATTTTGCGACCAGTTGGGTAACACGGGCGTCAACGGACTCGTGCTAAGGATGGGGTACGCACGCGCTATAG GTTCTTTGCCAAAGTTCGTTCTCGAGGAACAGATGCAGCTCGTAATCCAATCACTAATAGATTGCACGAAAGTTACCGAGAGCACGTCGAAGTGGGCCGAGGCTCGTCGAGACGCGGTGGTGGGGCTGACCGAGGTGTGCCAGACGCTGGGCCTGGGCGGCGGGCTGGACAAGTTCGTGCCCCACATCCGAGCCGCCTTGCTGGAATGCCTCTCGGAGTATACCGTGGATATGAGGGGAGATATCGGGGCATGGGTGCGAGAGGCGAGCATGACCG GCCTGCTGTCGCTGTGCCGGCAGTGCGCGCGGCTGCAGGCGGCGCCCGACCCGCTGTGCGTGCTGCGCGGCGTGGCGCAGCAGGCCGTCGAGAAGATCGACCGCACGCGCGCGCACGCCGGCCGCGTCTTCACGGCGCTGCTCTACAA CGATCCGCCTATCAAGAATATACCCCACCACGAGGCATTGAAACGCATATTCCCCTGTGAGGAAATTGAGATGCGACCCCGTCACGAGGAAGCCGAGACCAGCGAAAGTTCCGCCGTCGTGCTGTGGCTGTTCCCCGGGCACACCATGCCTCGTTTCGTGCAACTGCTCGCCTTCCCAGAGTATCGCTATCACATCGTCAAGGGGCTCGTGGTTAGTGCCGGAGAGTTGACGGAGAGTTTG GTGAAACATACTACACAATCATTGTTCTCTTACCTGAACACACTGCACGACGACAAGGAGACGCTGAAGAGTATTTGTGATACAATAATACAAGTGTTCGCTGATAACTTACATGTGAAAAGGATCACTGGCCCGATGTTCAACTTTTTAGATCGATTGTTAAGTTCCG gTTCCGTATCGCCGATCTTGGATGATCCAGAATCGACATTTGCAAAAGACATATTAAAGTATTTGCAATTGGAACTGAGGggtggaaaaaatatttataaattactggaCTCTATAAACGTTCTGTGTCAACTCATTCAG GTGCGCGACGCGTGGCGCCTGTCGCTGGGTCAGCTAGCCATCTACGTGTGCTA